In Myxococcus guangdongensis, one genomic interval encodes:
- a CDS encoding TonB-dependent receptor plug domain-containing protein, with protein MRTTLARGMLGLVLLACASVRAQSVEDAGTPPLSEVIDVVGEVPDPEPMDRASRRDPSSVVTLISVEERGGTARDTAEVLSTAPGVSIQDSGGYGQGKSLVVRGASSNGTLVLLDGIPLNGAGGSMDLSRVPLALARELEVMRGSAGSSHGSGALGGVVNIITRAPGDTLSLAGELSHGSWNTTTGWLSLTGPVLDSELLLLLHGGTSSGRFSYPFDATPTLPGDAPEVRRRENNDARGAGALVRLRHRLSQGVVLDAMGEGTLEGRGLAGTAQNPLADARQSNRRGILSLRVLGDLGHHVHVSARAHYRQERLELSGGPVSQQGVQTLRTGGLEAEGSLPLGGWNVVSALASLGGEGVATDGAPVTSDGRTSWLRASVRVMDDVSLLDGRLHVTPSLRVERVGSYTLLSPKLGARVTLPARLELRANVGQSHRAPSLVELYVRQGTLLPNPDLRPERAVSADVALAHRTERSLVSVGGFFANYEDLITYEAYPPFAVKPSNFASARVSGLEVDAEARPFSFLSGALAYTFLVSRNLRDDPRYYLKDIPLRPRHTLAARVTAGPSWLTGRVELRAQSSQLRNRTGELVLPGRTLLHAGLSSTVGRRPALTFSVDLKNVLDVHVDDFDGYPLPGRAVLASIALALDVPPSPPTAHKADTP; from the coding sequence GTGAGGACGACGCTCGCCAGGGGGATGCTGGGCCTGGTGCTGCTGGCGTGCGCCTCCGTGCGGGCCCAGTCCGTCGAGGACGCCGGCACCCCGCCCCTGTCCGAGGTCATCGACGTGGTGGGCGAGGTGCCCGACCCGGAGCCGATGGACCGCGCGTCCCGTCGCGACCCGAGCAGCGTCGTCACCCTCATCTCCGTGGAGGAGCGCGGAGGCACCGCACGTGACACGGCGGAGGTGCTGTCCACCGCGCCCGGCGTCTCCATCCAGGACTCGGGCGGGTACGGCCAGGGCAAGAGCCTGGTGGTGCGCGGCGCTTCGTCGAACGGGACGCTGGTGTTGCTCGACGGCATCCCCCTCAACGGCGCGGGCGGGAGCATGGACCTGTCGCGCGTCCCGCTCGCGCTCGCCCGTGAGCTGGAGGTGATGCGCGGGAGCGCGGGCTCCAGCCACGGCAGCGGCGCGCTCGGCGGCGTGGTGAACATCATCACCCGCGCCCCCGGCGACACGCTGAGCCTCGCGGGCGAGCTGAGCCACGGGAGCTGGAACACCACCACGGGGTGGCTCTCGCTCACCGGGCCCGTGCTGGACAGCGAGCTGCTCCTGCTGCTCCACGGTGGCACGTCGTCCGGGCGGTTCTCCTATCCGTTCGATGCCACGCCCACGCTGCCAGGTGACGCGCCCGAGGTGCGTCGGCGCGAGAACAACGACGCGCGTGGCGCCGGGGCGCTCGTGCGGCTGCGCCATCGCCTCTCCCAGGGCGTGGTGCTGGACGCGATGGGCGAGGGGACCCTGGAGGGACGGGGGCTCGCGGGCACGGCGCAGAACCCGCTCGCGGACGCGCGTCAGTCCAATCGCCGCGGCATCCTGAGCCTGCGCGTGCTGGGCGACCTGGGCCACCACGTCCACGTGTCCGCTCGCGCGCACTATCGCCAGGAGCGGCTGGAGCTGTCGGGCGGTCCGGTGTCACAGCAGGGCGTGCAGACGCTGCGCACGGGCGGTTTGGAGGCCGAGGGCAGCCTGCCGCTGGGAGGCTGGAACGTCGTCTCCGCGCTCGCGAGCCTCGGCGGAGAAGGCGTGGCCACCGATGGCGCGCCCGTGACTTCGGACGGACGCACGTCGTGGCTGCGCGCCAGCGTCCGGGTGATGGACGATGTCTCGCTGCTCGACGGTCGACTCCACGTGACGCCCTCGCTGCGCGTGGAGCGCGTGGGCTCGTACACGCTGCTATCCCCCAAGCTGGGCGCGCGCGTGACGCTGCCCGCGCGCCTGGAGCTGCGCGCCAACGTGGGACAGTCACACCGAGCCCCCTCGCTGGTGGAGCTCTACGTGCGCCAGGGCACGCTGCTGCCCAACCCGGACCTGCGCCCCGAGCGCGCCGTGTCCGCGGACGTGGCGCTGGCGCACCGCACGGAGCGCTCGCTCGTGTCGGTGGGCGGCTTCTTCGCGAACTACGAGGACCTCATCACCTACGAGGCGTATCCGCCGTTCGCCGTGAAGCCGAGCAACTTCGCCTCCGCGCGTGTCTCCGGACTGGAGGTGGACGCGGAGGCGCGCCCCTTCTCCTTCCTGTCCGGCGCGCTGGCGTACACCTTCCTCGTCTCCCGCAATCTCCGGGACGACCCGCGCTACTACCTGAAGGACATCCCGCTCCGGCCACGCCACACCCTCGCCGCGCGCGTGACGGCGGGCCCCTCGTGGCTCACGGGCCGCGTGGAGCTGCGCGCCCAGTCCTCGCAGCTGCGCAACCGCACCGGCGAGCTGGTGCTCCCGGGCCGCACGCTCCTGCACGCGGGCCTGTCGAGCACGGTGGGCCGGCGCCCCGCCCTCACCTTCTCCGTCGACCTCAAGAACGTGCTCGACGTCCACGTCGACGACTTCGACGGCTACCCCCTGCCGGGTCGCGCGGTGCTCGCCTCCATCGCCCTGGCGCTCGACGTTCCCCCCTCCCCTCCCACTGCCCACAAGGCGGACACCCCATGA
- a CDS encoding MXAN_6577-like cysteine-rich protein — translation MKPSPLPGRHLALLCSLLCCLLLTGCTDEGVVCSEGLSRCGDTCADLTSESANCGACGNACGEGQLCADGACRCLTGATACGGACVDLQSTPQHCGACGNVCSSSEVCEQGTCQLNCTAGLLRCGNGCVNGDSSNLNCGACGNVCGDARTCRGGVCTYDIVATCFNTGQVVGIQSGVDLKGPGTLVASSPQSAARMSDVLLVLDSTRKLIQAHLSDYRVLPPRHDTGRAPNQILVEAPYIYILNSTDNTLQVLQSTEPLPPSKQHPEGISLQNVASVSFGANTNPFGMARVGSELWVTLYGNLVGDPSAGGRVARVSMASPSEPRVTTTIDLPTGAALRPFPDNTTLSTPAGITQHRGKVYVALNNLNPATYAPGGPGLLARIEPATGAVSLVGLGDDCLNPNAVASVGEHLVVSCGGKSTYDADFKLVAVERTGLVMLDAQDTVVASEPIVCSPGIGSCPIPAAGRFAVVGPRIYTGDTNGGRVFVHEIVGNTLVERRGLKDTSEPAIAACPASGFSLVSDVVALP, via the coding sequence ATGAAGCCCTCGCCTCTTCCCGGACGCCACCTGGCGCTCCTCTGCTCCCTCCTCTGCTGCCTGCTGCTCACGGGCTGTACCGATGAAGGCGTCGTCTGCAGCGAAGGCCTCTCCCGCTGCGGAGACACCTGCGCGGACCTCACCAGCGAGTCCGCGAACTGTGGCGCCTGCGGCAATGCCTGTGGCGAAGGCCAGCTCTGCGCCGACGGAGCATGCCGCTGTCTGACCGGTGCCACGGCCTGTGGTGGCGCCTGCGTCGACCTCCAGTCCACCCCCCAGCACTGCGGCGCCTGCGGCAACGTCTGCAGCAGCAGCGAGGTGTGCGAGCAGGGCACGTGCCAGCTCAACTGCACCGCGGGCCTGCTCCGCTGCGGCAATGGGTGCGTGAACGGAGACTCGAGCAACCTGAACTGTGGCGCCTGCGGCAACGTCTGCGGCGACGCGCGGACCTGCCGGGGCGGCGTGTGCACGTACGACATCGTGGCCACGTGCTTCAACACCGGCCAGGTGGTGGGCATCCAGTCCGGCGTGGACCTCAAGGGCCCCGGCACGCTGGTGGCGTCGTCGCCGCAGAGCGCCGCGCGGATGAGCGACGTGCTGCTGGTGCTCGACTCCACGCGCAAGCTCATCCAGGCGCATCTGAGTGACTACCGCGTGCTGCCCCCGCGCCACGACACCGGCCGCGCTCCCAATCAAATCCTCGTCGAGGCGCCGTACATCTACATCCTCAACTCCACCGACAACACGCTCCAGGTGCTGCAGAGCACCGAGCCGCTCCCTCCCAGCAAGCAGCACCCCGAGGGCATCTCGCTCCAGAACGTGGCCAGCGTGAGCTTCGGCGCCAACACCAACCCCTTCGGCATGGCGCGCGTGGGCAGCGAGCTGTGGGTCACCCTCTACGGCAACCTCGTGGGCGACCCGAGCGCGGGCGGCCGCGTGGCGCGCGTCTCGATGGCGTCCCCTTCCGAGCCTCGCGTGACGACCACCATCGACCTGCCCACGGGCGCCGCGCTCCGGCCCTTCCCGGACAACACCACGCTGTCCACGCCCGCGGGCATCACCCAGCACCGCGGAAAGGTGTACGTGGCCCTCAACAACCTCAACCCCGCCACCTACGCCCCCGGCGGGCCGGGCCTGCTCGCGCGCATCGAGCCGGCGACGGGCGCGGTGAGCCTCGTCGGCCTGGGCGACGACTGCCTCAACCCCAACGCGGTGGCGTCCGTGGGCGAGCACCTGGTGGTGAGCTGCGGCGGCAAGTCCACCTATGACGCCGACTTCAAGCTGGTGGCCGTGGAGCGCACGGGCCTGGTGATGCTGGACGCGCAGGACACCGTGGTGGCCTCGGAGCCCATCGTCTGCTCGCCGGGCATCGGCTCCTGCCCCATCCCCGCCGCCGGCCGGTTCGCGGTGGTGGGCCCGCGCATCTACACCGGTGACACCAACGGCGGCCGCGTCTTCGTCCACGAAATCGTTGGGAACACCCTGGTCGAGCGTCGGGGCCTGAAGGACACCTCGGAGCCCGCCATCGCCGCCTGCCCCGCCAGCGGCTTCTCGCTGGTCAGCGACGTGGTGGCCCTGCCCTGA
- a CDS encoding sensor histidine kinase, with amino-acid sequence MRLARKFTLALVLLAVAVIAALQVIQVRRELERSALDMQHDHRLLGHTLAGTIGKAWQLAGEREALNLLNQSNNYQEQVHLRWVWLDGGPGTPSLAGFPTRLMATLRQGQDGSMVDPDPAPGLLHSYTPVRIGPRFGAIEITESLGEERQHVFVTVVGTIVATGTITFAFLIVAMAMGRRLIGEPVDQLVQLADRFGQGDLSARVRLPPQRRGDELTTLANAMNRMGEQLEETRSRLSAETAARLSAVEHLRHADRLTTVGKLASGVAHELGTPLNVVMGRAKMISSGEAEGEEVAESARIIGQQAQHMTRIIRQLLDFARRRAPHRAPEDVQELVSRSLSLLKPMAAKKSITLVEDIPPGVTVEADGGQVQQVLTNLVMNALQAMNQPGTVRVHAAHSRTTPPQDVGGPEGSYVRVDVEDEGSGIAPDVLAHVFEPFFTTKDVGEGTGLGLSVSYGLVRDHGGWIAVQSELGRGTCFSIYLPSGGDTCQAAS; translated from the coding sequence GTGAGACTCGCACGCAAGTTCACCCTCGCCCTCGTCCTGCTCGCCGTGGCCGTCATCGCCGCGCTGCAGGTCATCCAGGTCCGCCGCGAGCTGGAGCGCTCGGCGCTGGACATGCAACACGACCATCGGCTGCTCGGCCACACGCTCGCGGGCACCATCGGCAAGGCGTGGCAACTGGCCGGTGAGCGTGAAGCGCTCAACCTGCTGAACCAGTCCAACAACTACCAGGAGCAGGTCCACCTGCGCTGGGTCTGGCTGGATGGCGGCCCCGGGACACCGTCCCTCGCGGGCTTCCCGACCCGGCTGATGGCCACGCTGCGCCAGGGCCAGGACGGCTCCATGGTGGACCCGGACCCGGCGCCGGGACTGTTGCACTCGTACACGCCGGTGCGCATCGGCCCGCGCTTCGGCGCCATCGAAATCACCGAGTCGCTCGGAGAAGAGCGCCAGCACGTCTTCGTCACGGTGGTGGGCACCATCGTCGCCACGGGCACCATCACCTTCGCGTTCCTCATCGTCGCCATGGCCATGGGTCGCAGGCTCATCGGCGAGCCCGTGGACCAGCTGGTCCAGCTGGCGGACCGCTTCGGCCAGGGAGACCTGTCCGCGCGCGTGCGGCTGCCACCGCAGCGCCGGGGGGACGAACTGACGACGCTGGCCAACGCGATGAACCGCATGGGCGAGCAGCTGGAGGAGACGCGCTCGCGGCTGTCCGCGGAGACGGCCGCGCGACTGTCCGCGGTGGAGCACCTGCGGCACGCGGACCGGCTCACCACGGTGGGCAAGCTGGCGTCGGGCGTGGCGCATGAGCTGGGCACACCGCTCAACGTGGTGATGGGCCGCGCGAAGATGATTTCGTCGGGCGAGGCGGAGGGCGAGGAGGTCGCCGAGAGCGCCCGCATCATCGGCCAGCAGGCGCAGCACATGACGCGCATCATCCGGCAGCTGCTCGACTTCGCGCGGCGTCGCGCGCCCCACCGGGCCCCGGAGGACGTGCAGGAGCTGGTCTCCCGCTCGCTGTCCCTGCTCAAGCCCATGGCCGCCAAGAAGAGCATCACGCTGGTGGAGGACATCCCCCCCGGCGTCACGGTGGAGGCGGATGGCGGCCAGGTGCAGCAGGTGTTGACCAACCTGGTGATGAACGCGTTGCAGGCCATGAACCAGCCAGGGACGGTGCGCGTGCACGCGGCCCACTCCCGGACCACGCCACCCCAGGACGTGGGTGGCCCCGAGGGGAGCTACGTGCGCGTGGACGTGGAGGACGAGGGCAGCGGGATTGCCCCGGACGTGCTGGCCCACGTGTTCGAGCCGTTCTTCACCACGAAGGACGTGGGCGAGGGCACGGGGCTGGGGCTGTCCGTGTCCTATGGTCTGGTGAGGGACCATGGCGGCTGGATTGCCGTGCAGAGCGAGCTGGGACGCGGTACCTGCTTCTCCATCTATCTGCCGAGCGGAGGGGACACATGCCAGGCCGCGTCCTGA
- a CDS encoding sigma-54-dependent transcriptional regulator, protein MPGRVLMVEDEREMRAMLEKGLTRRGYTPVAMGSADEALAKLAGEDFDVVLTDLRMPGMDGLALCERIVLNRPDIPVVVMTAFGSMETAVAAIRAGAYDFVTKPIDIDALVLVLERAVQHRALRDEVRRLRQELGRRQQDTGAVVGESPAMQQAYALIDRVADLDSTVLITGESGTGKEVAARAVHTRGRRAQGAFVAINCAAMPEALLESELFGHAKGAFTDAKAARAGLFIQAHGGTLFLDEVGELPLTLQPKLLRALQERVVRPVGGDTEVPFDARIVAATNRDLELAVEEGRFREDLYYRLNVIGVELPPLRARGNDVLLLSQRFIEQFAARNNKRVVGLSPAAAQRLLAYGWPGNVRELQNSMERAVALTSFEQITVDDLPERIRNYSQPKVVPENTDPSELVTLEELERRYIHRVLETVGGSRTLAARILGVDRKTLYRKLERDDEAKKP, encoded by the coding sequence ATGCCAGGCCGCGTCCTGATGGTCGAGGACGAGCGCGAGATGCGCGCCATGTTGGAGAAGGGGTTGACCCGCCGGGGCTACACGCCCGTGGCGATGGGCTCCGCCGACGAGGCGCTGGCGAAGCTCGCCGGCGAGGACTTCGACGTGGTGCTCACGGACCTGCGCATGCCAGGCATGGACGGGCTGGCCCTGTGCGAGCGCATCGTCCTCAACCGGCCGGACATCCCCGTCGTGGTGATGACGGCGTTCGGCAGCATGGAGACGGCCGTGGCCGCCATCCGCGCGGGGGCCTACGACTTCGTCACCAAGCCCATCGACATCGACGCGCTGGTGCTGGTGCTGGAGCGCGCGGTGCAGCACCGCGCCCTGCGCGATGAGGTGCGCAGGCTGCGGCAGGAGCTGGGGCGCAGGCAGCAGGACACCGGCGCGGTGGTGGGCGAGAGCCCCGCGATGCAGCAGGCGTATGCGCTCATCGACCGGGTGGCGGACCTGGACTCGACGGTGTTGATTACCGGTGAGAGCGGCACGGGCAAGGAGGTGGCCGCGCGCGCGGTGCACACCCGCGGGCGCAGGGCGCAGGGGGCCTTCGTGGCCATCAACTGCGCGGCCATGCCGGAGGCGCTGCTGGAGAGCGAGCTGTTCGGCCACGCCAAGGGCGCCTTCACGGACGCGAAGGCGGCGCGCGCGGGGCTCTTCATCCAGGCGCACGGCGGCACGCTGTTCCTGGACGAGGTGGGCGAATTGCCGCTCACGCTCCAGCCGAAGCTGCTGCGCGCGCTGCAGGAGCGGGTGGTGCGGCCGGTGGGCGGGGACACGGAGGTGCCGTTCGACGCGCGCATCGTCGCGGCGACCAATCGCGACCTGGAGCTGGCGGTGGAGGAGGGCCGCTTCCGCGAGGACTTGTACTACCGCCTCAACGTCATCGGCGTGGAGCTGCCGCCCCTGCGGGCGCGGGGCAACGACGTGCTGCTGTTGTCGCAGCGGTTCATCGAGCAGTTCGCCGCGCGCAACAACAAGCGGGTGGTGGGGCTGTCACCCGCGGCGGCGCAGCGGCTGCTCGCCTATGGGTGGCCGGGGAACGTGCGCGAGCTGCAGAACAGCATGGAGCGCGCGGTGGCGCTGACGTCGTTCGAGCAGATCACCGTGGATGATTTGCCCGAGCGCATCCGGAACTACAGCCAGCCGAAGGTGGTGCCGGAGAACACGGACCCCTCGGAGCTGGTGACGCTGGAGGAGCTGGAGCGGCGCTACATCCACCGCGTGCTGGAGACGGTGGGCGGCAGCCGTACGCTGGCGGCGCGCATCCTGGGTGTGGACCGCAAGACGCTGTACCGGAAGCTGGAGCGGGACGACGAGGCGAAGAAGCCCTAG
- a CDS encoding glutaminyl-peptide cyclotransferase, which produces MSAICVLGLGVGCSCGPVHRRPTEGGPTRKVARIVQEYPHSTEAFTQGLVFHQGRLFESTGQKGSLRELSLESATPLWIERLGDVFTEGLASDGERLYQLTWTEGLLYTWSGLPPTRERTTPYEGDGWGLCYWQGRLVRSDGSSTLTFHDPDTFEPLDSVEVTLQGQPQEQLNELECANGVIYANVWHSTDVLEIDPTTGRVTAVIDASALARSVASQVRGITDAVLNGIAVEPGTGRMLMTGKLWPKLFEVKLETLD; this is translated from the coding sequence ATGTCGGCCATCTGTGTGTTGGGGCTGGGCGTGGGCTGTAGCTGTGGACCTGTCCATCGTCGACCGACAGAGGGCGGCCCCACGCGGAAGGTGGCCCGCATCGTCCAGGAGTACCCGCACTCCACCGAGGCCTTCACCCAGGGCCTCGTCTTCCACCAGGGGCGCCTGTTCGAGAGCACCGGCCAGAAGGGCTCGCTGCGCGAACTCTCGCTCGAGTCCGCCACGCCCCTCTGGATTGAGCGCCTGGGCGACGTCTTCACCGAGGGCCTCGCCAGCGACGGAGAGCGCCTCTACCAGCTCACCTGGACCGAGGGCCTGCTCTACACCTGGAGCGGCCTGCCCCCCACGCGCGAGCGCACCACGCCGTACGAAGGCGATGGCTGGGGCCTGTGCTACTGGCAGGGCCGACTGGTCCGCAGCGACGGCAGCTCCACGCTGACCTTCCACGACCCCGACACCTTCGAGCCCCTGGACTCCGTCGAGGTCACCCTCCAAGGGCAGCCGCAGGAGCAGCTCAACGAACTCGAGTGCGCCAACGGCGTCATCTACGCCAACGTCTGGCACTCCACGGACGTGCTCGAAATCGACCCGACCACCGGCCGAGTCACCGCCGTCATCGACGCCTCCGCCCTCGCGCGCTCCGTGGCCTCCCAGGTCCGCGGCATCACCGACGCCGTCCTCAACGGCATCGCCGTGGAGCCCGGCACCGGTCGCATGCTGATGACCGGCAAGCTCTGGCCCAAGCTCTTCGAGGTGAAGCTGGAGACGCTCGACTAG
- a CDS encoding peptidylprolyl isomerase, with protein sequence MPTVELTTNFGNITIELDEAKAPKSVSNFLELVGKGHYDGTVFHRVIRDFMIQGGGFEPGMHQRKVPTATIQNEANNGLKNAQYTVAMARTNDPHSASAQFFINTVDNPFLNHTAPTVQGWGYAVFGKVVKGQEVVDKIKAVRTGTKSGHSDVPTEDVIIQSAKVV encoded by the coding sequence ATGCCCACGGTCGAACTGACGACGAACTTCGGCAACATCACCATCGAGCTGGACGAGGCCAAGGCGCCCAAGTCCGTCAGCAACTTCCTGGAGCTCGTCGGGAAGGGCCACTACGACGGCACCGTCTTCCACCGCGTCATCCGCGACTTCATGATTCAGGGCGGCGGCTTCGAGCCCGGCATGCACCAGCGCAAGGTCCCGACGGCGACCATCCAGAACGAGGCCAACAACGGCCTGAAGAACGCGCAGTACACCGTCGCGATGGCCCGCACCAACGACCCGCACTCGGCCTCCGCGCAGTTCTTCATCAACACGGTCGACAACCCGTTCCTGAACCACACCGCGCCCACCGTGCAGGGCTGGGGCTACGCCGTGTTCGGCAAGGTGGTGAAGGGCCAGGAGGTCGTGGACAAGATCAAGGCGGTGCGCACCGGCACCAAGAGCGGCCACAGCGACGTGCCCACCGAGGACGTCATCATCCAGAGCGCCAAGGTCGTCTGA
- a CDS encoding AHH domain-containing protein, whose protein sequence is MRGSGIILLCLLTGCATTRVVNLDAGQGRRIAYTSMEVAPVEVEEDDFQRALSELLLALKLDVAFREADALDQRGWGRSRALLASSRGRVGSSTEPSPESLYARLCPVQDACLPLMGGAGLAFSRKDRTLMALSFALDDVWEGVEDGLGHTVNPGAFRAVVSSAALALLLTMSLPEPITQPLAIALTASLVAYLGVVPVWEMKQGFIRLWDESARARGLLELRDIGQRFGRVLGVNGARVLVLVLTAGLTGRDALAARGPRLPGFSGAAVRAQAEGGFRLDAALGAGVTSLALPEEGRLDVALAPKAVAVVASYSTGRIPGDSQGHVHHLCTTESTQVSKSGETWAELCEDVFDRAGMSLEDVANKVRLAGRGASPSEPYHSRVVPRLQRAVEDCEETEACRVRLVNELARIAHELLTPGSELRGHVVKPGR, encoded by the coding sequence TTGCGTGGGTCTGGAATCATCTTGCTATGTCTGCTCACGGGCTGTGCCACCACCCGCGTCGTCAATCTCGACGCGGGGCAGGGCAGGCGAATCGCTTACACGTCGATGGAGGTCGCGCCCGTCGAGGTGGAGGAGGACGACTTCCAGCGGGCGCTCTCCGAACTCCTCCTCGCCTTGAAGCTGGATGTCGCCTTTCGTGAAGCAGACGCGCTGGACCAGCGCGGGTGGGGACGCTCCCGCGCGCTGCTCGCCTCCTCGCGAGGCCGGGTCGGCTCCAGCACGGAGCCCTCGCCCGAGTCGCTCTACGCGCGCCTGTGCCCCGTGCAGGACGCGTGTCTGCCGCTGATGGGAGGCGCGGGGTTGGCGTTCTCACGCAAGGACCGCACGTTGATGGCGTTGTCCTTCGCGCTGGATGACGTGTGGGAGGGCGTCGAGGACGGCCTGGGGCACACCGTGAACCCCGGAGCCTTCAGGGCGGTGGTCAGCTCGGCGGCGTTGGCGCTGCTGCTCACGATGAGCCTGCCCGAGCCCATCACCCAGCCTCTCGCCATCGCGCTGACGGCGTCCCTGGTGGCCTATCTCGGCGTCGTCCCGGTCTGGGAGATGAAGCAGGGCTTCATCCGACTGTGGGACGAGTCCGCCCGAGCCAGGGGCCTCCTGGAGCTGCGGGACATCGGTCAGCGCTTCGGGCGGGTGCTGGGCGTGAACGGGGCACGAGTCCTCGTGTTGGTCCTCACGGCGGGGCTCACGGGACGCGATGCGCTGGCCGCGCGGGGCCCCAGGTTGCCGGGGTTCTCGGGCGCCGCGGTGCGAGCGCAGGCCGAGGGCGGGTTCAGGCTCGACGCCGCGCTCGGCGCGGGCGTGACCTCCCTCGCGCTGCCGGAGGAGGGGCGGCTCGACGTGGCCCTCGCGCCCAAGGCCGTGGCGGTGGTCGCGTCGTACTCGACGGGGCGCATCCCGGGAGATTCCCAGGGCCACGTCCATCACCTCTGCACGACCGAGAGCACCCAGGTGTCGAAGTCTGGCGAGACGTGGGCCGAGCTGTGCGAGGACGTCTTCGACCGGGCGGGCATGAGCCTGGAGGACGTGGCCAACAAGGTGCGCCTCGCGGGGCGTGGAGCCTCGCCTTCCGAGCCGTACCATTCGCGGGTGGTGCCTCGCCTGCAGCGGGCCGTGGAGGACTGCGAGGAGACCGAGGCCTGCCGCGTGCGGCTGGTGAACGAGCTGGCGAGGATTGCGCACGAACTGCTGACGCCAGGCTCGGAGCTGCGCGGCCACGTCGTGAAGCCAGGGCGCTGA
- a CDS encoding lysylphosphatidylglycerol synthase domain-containing protein: MKRALLALLPLGLLALAFMVLRHELRELHGEDVARGLASIPRERVALAVVCAACNYLALTLYDVLSLRHLGKRLPYRQVGFTSFVGYAFGHNIGMSFLTGGGVRYRLYSARGLTALDVAQVGTFNALTFWAGLLAVAGTALVVDAGQGAMSALSLSPWVARGLGLGLLAVLGVYFAACTWMRRVLRVPRLHLEVSLPTSRQALEQLGVSCMDWTLGAMVLWVLLPAGAGISPLTMVALFAVAQLLGIASQVPGGLGVFDSVILAALTPAMSASTVIGTLVVYRIVYYLLPFAVAALMLLGHELAEHRWWGRRRQSV; encoded by the coding sequence ATGAAGCGGGCGCTCCTCGCCTTGCTTCCCCTGGGGTTGCTGGCGTTGGCGTTCATGGTGCTGCGTCACGAGCTGCGTGAGCTCCACGGTGAGGATGTGGCCCGAGGGCTTGCGTCCATTCCGCGAGAGCGCGTCGCGTTGGCGGTGGTGTGCGCGGCGTGCAACTACCTGGCGTTGACGTTGTACGACGTGTTGTCGCTGCGTCACCTGGGGAAGCGGCTGCCCTACCGGCAGGTGGGCTTCACGTCCTTCGTGGGGTACGCGTTCGGCCACAACATCGGCATGTCGTTCCTCACGGGTGGCGGCGTGCGCTACCGGCTGTACTCCGCGCGCGGGCTGACGGCGCTGGACGTGGCGCAGGTGGGGACGTTCAACGCGCTGACGTTCTGGGCGGGGTTGTTGGCGGTGGCGGGCACGGCGCTGGTGGTGGACGCGGGGCAGGGGGCGATGTCCGCGTTGTCGCTGTCACCGTGGGTGGCGCGGGGATTGGGGTTGGGGTTGTTGGCGGTGTTGGGCGTCTACTTCGCGGCGTGCACGTGGATGCGGCGGGTGCTGCGGGTGCCCAGGCTGCATCTGGAGGTGTCGCTGCCGACGTCGCGGCAGGCCCTGGAGCAGCTCGGGGTGTCGTGCATGGATTGGACGCTGGGGGCGATGGTGCTGTGGGTGTTGTTGCCGGCGGGCGCTGGGATTTCGCCGCTGACGATGGTGGCGTTGTTCGCGGTGGCGCAGTTGTTGGGGATTGCCAGTCAGGTGCCGGGAGGGTTGGGGGTGTTCGACTCGGTCATCCTGGCGGCGCTGACGCCCGCGATGTCGGCGTCGACAGTGATTGGCACGTTGGTGGTGTACCGCATCGTCTATTACCTGCTGCCGTTCGCGGTGGCCGCGCTGATGCTCCTCGGCCACGAGCTGGCGGAGCACCGGTGGTGGGGACGGAGGCGACAGTCTGTCTGA
- a CDS encoding response regulator transcription factor — protein MGPDEEQGVGAQPWPLPSTGREQAPRVLVAEDQPEMRALLHRALKRRGYEVVEAADGPGLVKAIIDGLLADQTLVPDLIITDVRMPGYSGLEVVARLRREGWTTPVILITAFGDAQLHRDAAELGAACVLDKPFAMEDLCATAEALVPPLR, from the coding sequence ATGGGTCCAGACGAGGAGCAGGGAGTCGGAGCGCAGCCGTGGCCGCTGCCGAGCACGGGGCGCGAGCAGGCGCCTCGGGTGTTGGTGGCGGAGGATCAACCCGAGATGCGCGCCCTGCTGCATCGGGCGCTCAAGCGCCGGGGCTATGAGGTGGTGGAGGCGGCGGACGGGCCCGGGTTGGTGAAGGCCATCATCGACGGGTTGCTGGCGGACCAGACGTTGGTGCCAGACCTCATCATCACGGATGTGCGCATGCCGGGGTACTCGGGGCTGGAGGTGGTGGCGCGGCTGCGGCGGGAGGGGTGGACGACGCCGGTCATCCTCATCACTGCGTTTGGAGATGCGCAGCTGCACCGGGACGCGGCGGAGCTGGGCGCGGCGTGTGTGTTGGACAAGCCCTTCGCCATGGAGGATTTGTGCGCCACGGCGGAGGCGCTCGTGCCGCCGTTGCGTTGA